One Acanthopagrus latus isolate v.2019 chromosome 12, fAcaLat1.1, whole genome shotgun sequence genomic region harbors:
- the LOC119029428 gene encoding molybdopterin synthase sulfur carrier subunit — MTAQVCVLYFAKSVELTRVKEEIVAVPTPISSRDLWRLLLQRHQRLSVLQDQVVLAVRQQYVAVGDQVVTLADGDEVAVVPPLSGG, encoded by the exons ATGACTGCTCAG gtgtgtgtgttgtacttcGCTAAGAGCGTGGAGCTGAccagagtgaaggaggagatTGTTGCTGTGCCAACACCAATCAGCAGCCGGGACCTTTGGAGACTGTTGCTGCAGCGACACCAGAG aCTCTCCGTCCTGCAGGATCAGGTGGTGTTGGCGGTGCGTCAGCAGTACGTTGCCGTTGGCGACCAGGTGGTGACTCTGGCAGACGGAGACGAGGTTGCTGTGGTGCCGCCGCTCAGCGGAGGATAA
- the LOC119029427 gene encoding molybdopterin synthase catalytic subunit isoform X1: MVSIERSERLCRRDESSHSSECLMLLLHQHQRMAESEERRDVFKLSRDWLSVQEVVDTVSSSSCGAISVFIGTTREDEVDGRTVIGLEYEAYELMAQSEFTKLCADIRERWPTVTHICVHHRLGWVEVGQASVAMAISSPHRHDSQQAIQRCIDQLKANIPIWKKEVYDTQDSSWKENAECSWATRNKLSSESV; the protein is encoded by the exons ATGGTCAGTATCGAGCGTTCTGAGCGTCTCTGTAGACGAGACGAGTCGTCGCACAGCTCCGAGTGTCTGATGCTGCTTCTACACCAACATCAGCGG aTGGCCGAGTCAGAGGAGCGGAGAGACGTCTTCAAGCTGAGCCGTGATTGGCTGTCTGTACAGGAAGTGGTCGACACcgtcagcagctcctcctgtggagccatttcagtttttatag gtacgACCCGGGAGGACGAGGTGGATGGGAGGACGGTGATTGGTCTGGAGTACGAGGCGTACGAGCTCATGGCCCAGTCAGAGTTCACGAAGCTGTGTGCTGACATCAGAGAGCGCTGGCCAACCGTGACGCACATCTGTGTCCACCACCGGCTGGG gtgggtggaggtgggtCAGGCCAGTGTCGCCATGGCGATCTCATCTCCTCATCGCCATGACAGCCAGCAGGCGATCCAGCGCTGCATCGACCAGCTGAAGGCCAACATCCCCATCTGGAAGAAG GAAGTGTACGACACGCAGGATTCCAGCTGGAAGGAGAACGCCGAGTGTTCCTGGGCCACTCGGAACAAGTTGTCCTCAGAGAGCGTGTGA
- the LOC119029427 gene encoding molybdopterin synthase catalytic subunit isoform X2, producing MMAESEERRDVFKLSRDWLSVQEVVDTVSSSSCGAISVFIGTTREDEVDGRTVIGLEYEAYELMAQSEFTKLCADIRERWPTVTHICVHHRLGWVEVGQASVAMAISSPHRHDSQQAIQRCIDQLKANIPIWKKEVYDTQDSSWKENAECSWATRNKLSSESV from the exons ATG aTGGCCGAGTCAGAGGAGCGGAGAGACGTCTTCAAGCTGAGCCGTGATTGGCTGTCTGTACAGGAAGTGGTCGACACcgtcagcagctcctcctgtggagccatttcagtttttatag gtacgACCCGGGAGGACGAGGTGGATGGGAGGACGGTGATTGGTCTGGAGTACGAGGCGTACGAGCTCATGGCCCAGTCAGAGTTCACGAAGCTGTGTGCTGACATCAGAGAGCGCTGGCCAACCGTGACGCACATCTGTGTCCACCACCGGCTGGG gtgggtggaggtgggtCAGGCCAGTGTCGCCATGGCGATCTCATCTCCTCATCGCCATGACAGCCAGCAGGCGATCCAGCGCTGCATCGACCAGCTGAAGGCCAACATCCCCATCTGGAAGAAG GAAGTGTACGACACGCAGGATTCCAGCTGGAAGGAGAACGCCGAGTGTTCCTGGGCCACTCGGAACAAGTTGTCCTCAGAGAGCGTGTGA
- the ugcg gene encoding ceramide glucosyltransferase isoform X2 produces the protein MAVLELAMQGLAVFGFILFFVLWLMHFMSIIYVRLHLHKKRSEVKQPFVQMAGVSLLKPLKGVDPNLISNLETFFTLDYPKYEILLCVQDQDDPAVDVCKKLLGKYPNVDARLFIGGKKVGINPKINNLMPGYEGAKYGLIWICDSGIRVKPDTLTDLTNQMTEKVGLVHGLPYVADRQGFAATLEQVYFGTSHPRSYISANVTGIKCVTGMSCLMRKDVLDQAGGLVAFAQYIAEDYFMAKAIADRGWRFSMATQVALQNSGSYSIGQFQSRMIRWTKLRINMLPGTVLEPVSECFLASLIIGWAAHYVFRVKKRQSSRLLKLAC, from the exons ATGGCCGTGCTGGAGCTCGCCATGCAGGGTCTGGCCGTGTTCGGCTTCATCCTGTTCTTCGTGCTGTGGCTGATGCACTTCATGTCCATCATCTATGT GCGTCTCCACCTCCACaagaaaaggtcagaggtcaaacagcCGTTTGTGCAGATGGCAGGAGTTTCTCTGCTGAAGCCTCTGAAGGGGGTCGACCCGAATCTGATCTCCAATCTGGAGACGTTTTTTACACTCGATTACCCAAAG tatgAGATCTTGCTGTGCGTTCAGGATCAGGACGATCCAGCTGTTGATGTCTGTAAAAAATTGTTGGGGAAATATCCCAACGTCGACGCTCGACTGTTCATCG GGGGGAAGAAAGTTGGTATCAACCCCAAGATCAACAACCTGATGCCGGGCTACGAAGGAGCCAAATACGGCCTGATCTGGATCTGTGACAGCGGCATCAGAG TGAAACCTGACACCCTGAcagatctgaccaatcagatgacAGAAAAGGTGGGATTGGTCCACGGGTTGCCATATGTTGCTGACCGCCAAGGCTTTGCCGCAACACTCGAGCAG GTGTATTTTGGGACGTCCCACCCTCGCTCCTACATCTCGGCTAACGTGACGGGGATCAAGTGTGTGACGGGGATGTCGTGTCTGATGAGGAAGGACGTGTTGGATCAAGCCGGTGGATTGGTTGCGTTCGCTCAGTACATTGCTGAGGATTACTTCATGGCTAAAGCCATCGCTGAcag AGGCTGGAGGTTCTCCATGGCGACACAGGTGGCACTGCAGAACTCTGGGTCGTACTCTATTGGCCAGTTCCAGTCCCGCATGATCAG GTGGACCAAGCTGAGGATCAACATGCTTCCTGGCACCGTGCTGGAGCCCGTCTCCGAGTGCTTCCTGGCCAGCCTCATCATTGGCTGGGCTGCTCATTATGTGTTCAG AGTGAAGAAACGTCAGAGTTCacgtctactgaagttagcatgctaa
- the ugcg gene encoding ceramide glucosyltransferase isoform X1: MAVLELAMQGLAVFGFILFFVLWLMHFMSIIYVRLHLHKKRSEVKQPFVQMAGVSLLKPLKGVDPNLISNLETFFTLDYPKYEILLCVQDQDDPAVDVCKKLLGKYPNVDARLFIGGKKVGINPKINNLMPGYEGAKYGLIWICDSGIRVKPDTLTDLTNQMTEKVGLVHGLPYVADRQGFAATLEQVYFGTSHPRSYISANVTGIKCVTGMSCLMRKDVLDQAGGLVAFAQYIAEDYFMAKAIADRGWRFSMATQVALQNSGSYSIGQFQSRMIRWTKLRINMLPGTVLEPVSECFLASLIIGWAAHYVFRWDMMVFFMCHCLAWFISDYIQLTGVQGGPLCFSKLDFAVAWFIRESMAVQIFLSALWDPTISWRTGRYRLRCGGTAEEILDV; the protein is encoded by the exons ATGGCCGTGCTGGAGCTCGCCATGCAGGGTCTGGCCGTGTTCGGCTTCATCCTGTTCTTCGTGCTGTGGCTGATGCACTTCATGTCCATCATCTATGT GCGTCTCCACCTCCACaagaaaaggtcagaggtcaaacagcCGTTTGTGCAGATGGCAGGAGTTTCTCTGCTGAAGCCTCTGAAGGGGGTCGACCCGAATCTGATCTCCAATCTGGAGACGTTTTTTACACTCGATTACCCAAAG tatgAGATCTTGCTGTGCGTTCAGGATCAGGACGATCCAGCTGTTGATGTCTGTAAAAAATTGTTGGGGAAATATCCCAACGTCGACGCTCGACTGTTCATCG GGGGGAAGAAAGTTGGTATCAACCCCAAGATCAACAACCTGATGCCGGGCTACGAAGGAGCCAAATACGGCCTGATCTGGATCTGTGACAGCGGCATCAGAG TGAAACCTGACACCCTGAcagatctgaccaatcagatgacAGAAAAGGTGGGATTGGTCCACGGGTTGCCATATGTTGCTGACCGCCAAGGCTTTGCCGCAACACTCGAGCAG GTGTATTTTGGGACGTCCCACCCTCGCTCCTACATCTCGGCTAACGTGACGGGGATCAAGTGTGTGACGGGGATGTCGTGTCTGATGAGGAAGGACGTGTTGGATCAAGCCGGTGGATTGGTTGCGTTCGCTCAGTACATTGCTGAGGATTACTTCATGGCTAAAGCCATCGCTGAcag AGGCTGGAGGTTCTCCATGGCGACACAGGTGGCACTGCAGAACTCTGGGTCGTACTCTATTGGCCAGTTCCAGTCCCGCATGATCAG GTGGACCAAGCTGAGGATCAACATGCTTCCTGGCACCGTGCTGGAGCCCGTCTCCGAGTGCTTCCTGGCCAGCCTCATCATTGGCTGGGCTGCTCATTATGTGTTCAG gtggGACATGATGGTCTTCTTCATGTGTCACTGTCTTGCCTGGTTTATATCTGACTACATCCAGCTGACTGGAGTTCAG GGCGGCCCGCTGTGCTTCTCTAAGCTCGACTTCGCTGTGGCGTGGTTCATCAGAGAGTCGATGGCGGTGCAGATCTTCCTGTCGGCTCTGTGGGACCCGACTATCAGCTGGAGGACCGGGCGGTACCGACTGCGCTGCGGCGGCACCGCAGAGGAGATCCTTGACGTCtag
- the LOC119029424 gene encoding polypyrimidine tract-binding protein 3-like, translating into MSTSNLSTVDGTDRLCVSERAQCVPSRVLHLRQLPADVSEQEVLALALPFGRVSKLITLKTKNQGFLEMASEEAAVTMVNYYTSAPPTIRNQPIFIQYSTHRELKTDNLTNQRVALQAISAAAVHSGNVASGGEGRGLAPGQSPVLRIIVENLFYPVTLEVLQQIFSKFGSVLKIITFTRNNQFQALLQFSDAVHAQHAKASLDGQNIYNGCCTLRIDFSKLSALNVKYNNDKSRDFTRADLPTGELDPTAAFSVALPPYGTSAFPPTFHQHTGLSMAAVPGSLVSPPRVSVQMASPAVHAVLLVSNLNPETVSPHCLFILFGVYGDVQRVKILFNKKENALVQMSDGTQAQLAMSHLNGQRLHGNMIRVMLSKHPVVQLPRGGAGQEEQALTQDFSGSALHRFKKPGSKNFNNIFPPSATLHLSNIPSSVSEDDLKDVFSSSGFTVKAFKFFQKDRKMALMQLASVEEAIEALIALHDHQLDHNQHLRVSFSKSTI; encoded by the exons ATGAGCACATCCAACCTGTCCACAG TGGATGGCACTGATaggctgtgtgtttctgagcgTGCTCAGTGCGTTCCATCTCGGGTCCTTCACCTGCGGCAGCTTCCTGCTGACGTCTCTGAACAGGAAGTGCTCGCTCTTGCGCTTCCTTTTGGCCGAGTTAGTAAGCTGATCACGCTGAAGACCAAGAACCAG GGTTTTTTAGAAATGGCGTCGGAGGAGGCGGCTGTTACCATGGTGAACTACTACACTTCAGCCCCGCCCACCATCAGGAACCAGCCAATCTTCATTCAGTACTCCACCCACCGCGAGCTCAAGACCGACAACCTGACCAAtcag agAGTGGCGCTGCAGGccatcagtgcagcagcagtgcattctgggaatGTGGCATCAGGAGGAGAGGGTCGGGGCTTAGCTCCGGGTCAGAGTCCCGTCCTGAGAATCATCGTGGAGAATTTATTTTACCCGGTGACACTGGAGGTCCTGCAGCAG ATCTTCAGTAAGTTCGGCTCCGTGTTGAAAATCATCACGTTCACCAGAAACAACCAGTTTCAGGCTCTGCTGCAGTTCAGTGATGCCGTGCACGCTCAGCACGCTAAGGCT TCTCTGGACGGGCAGAACATCTATAACGGCTGCTGCACGCTCAGGATCgacttctccaaactgagcgCGCTCAATGTGAAGTACAACAATGACAAGAGCCGTGACTTCACCAGAGCCGACCTGCCGACAGGAGAGCTGGACCCCACCGCCGCCTTCA gtgtaGCTCTCCCTCCATACGGCACGTCAGCTTTCCCACCGACCTTCCACCAACACACAG GCCTGTCGATGGCGGCCGTCCCTGGCTCGTTGGTGTCTCCTCCTCGTGTCTCCGTGCAGATGGCGTCTCCTGCTGTCCACGCTGTGCTGCTGGTGTCCAACCTGAatccagag acAGTCTCACCTCACTGCCTCTTCATCCTGTTcg gtgtGTACGGGGACGTCCAGAGAGTGAAAATCCTCTTCAACAAGAAGGAAAACGCTCTGGTTCAGATGAGCGACGGCACTCAGGCTCAGCTCG CGATGAGTCACCTGAACGGTCAgcgtctccatggcaacatgaTCCGGGTGATGCTGTCCAAACACCCAGTGGTGCAGCTGCCCCGCGGGGGGGCGGGGCAAGAAGAACAGGCGCTGACTCAGGACTTCTCAGGCTCCGCCCTCCACCGCTTCAAAAAACCTGGTTCCAAAAATTTCAACAACATTTTCCCTCCGTCAGCAACGCTGCACCTGTCCAACATCCC CTCGTCGGTCAGCGAGGACGACCTGAAGGACGTGTTCTCCTCCAGCGGATTCACAGTCAAAGCCTTCAAGTTCTTCCA GAAGGACAGGAAGATGGCGCTGATGCAGCTGGCATCGGTGGAGGAAGCCATCGAGGCCCTGATCGCTCTGCACGACCACCAGCTGGACCACAACCAGCACCTCCGAGTctccttctccaa GTCCACCATCTGA
- the hsdl2 gene encoding LOW QUALITY PROTEIN: hydroxysteroid dehydrogenase-like protein 2 (The sequence of the model RefSeq protein was modified relative to this genomic sequence to represent the inferred CDS: inserted 1 base in 1 codon) produces MLQNTGKLAGLTLFVTGGSRGIGKAIALKAARDGANVIIAAKTAVPHPKLPGTIYTAAQEVEAAGGKALACVVDIRDEQQIGEAVQKAVDKFGGIDILVNNASAISLTGTLETPMKKVDLMLGINLRGTYLTSKLVIPHLLKSRSPHILNLSPPLNLNPVWFKNHTAYTMAKYGMSMCVLGMAEEFRGQIAVNALWPRTAIQTAAMDMLGGDGIGKQCRTADIMADAAYAILSRPKDYTGHFVVDEDILKEEGVIDFEQYAVQPGHPLLPDFFLDDAPETLVKKMEEHGATPAFKPPSSAAPPSPXGPIESTFDVIRTVINEDVVKTTQGVYQFDLSGEHGGVWFLDLKSGSGSAGQGEPPVKADVVMTLDSNDFTKMFAGKLKPTLAFMSGKLRIKGDMTLAIKLEKLMSRMNKAKL; encoded by the exons ATGCTGCAGAACACAGG GAAGTTGGCCGGCCTCACGCTCTTCGTCACCGGAGGGAGTCGCGGGATCGGTAAAGCCATCGCTCTGAAAGCTGCCAGAGATGGAGCCAATGTCATCATCGCCGCCAAGACCGCCGTGCCCCACCCCAAACTACCAGGAACCATCTACACAGCTGCTCAGGAGG TGGAGGCGGCAGGCGGGAAAGCGTTGGCCTGCGTGGTCGACATCCGTGATGAGCAGCAGATTGGAGAAGCTGTTCAGAAAGCCGTCGACAAGTTTGgag GAATTGACATCCTGGTGAACAACGCGAGCGCCATCAGTCTGACGGGAACTCTGGAGACGCCGATGAAGAAGGTCGACCTGATGTTAGGAATCAACCTGAGAGGAACCTACCTGAc GTCTAAGCTGGTCATCCCTCACCTGCTGAAGAGTCGCAGTCCTCACATCCTGAACTTGTCACCGCCGCTCAACCTCAACCCCGTCTGGTTCAAGAACCACACAG CATACACAATGGCAAAGTACGGCATGTCCATGTGCGTTCTGGGAATGGCTGAAGAGTTCAGAGGTCAAATTGCGGTCAACGCCCTCTGGCCTCGGACCG cGATCCAGACAGCAGCGATGGACATGTTGGGTGGAGACGGCATCGGGAAACAGTGTCGTACAGCCGACATCATGGCAGACGCTGCCTATGCCATCCTGTCCCGACCAAAGGACTACACGGGTCACTTCGTAGTGGACGAGGACATCCTGAAGGAGGAGGGAGTCATAGACTTCGAACAGTACGCTGTCCAACCGG GTCACCCCCTGCTTCCAGACTTCTTCCTGGACGATGCACCTGAGACTCTGGTCAAGAAGATGGAGGAACACG GGGCAACCCCGGCCTTCAAACCACCATCGTCAGCGGCACCGCCTTCTC GTGGACCAATAGAGAGCACGTTTGATGTCATCAGAACAGTCATCAATGAAGACGTCGTCAAGACGACACAGGGTGTTTATCAGTTCGACCTATCAG GAGAACACGGGGGTGTGTGGTTTCTGGACTTGAAGAGCGGTTCTGGTAGCGCGGGTCAGGGCGAGCCCCCCGTCAAAGCTGATGTCGTCATGACGCTGGATTCCAATGACTTCACCAAGATGTTTGCAG GGAAGCTGAAGCCGACTCTGGCCTTCATGTCTGGGAAGCTGCGGATCAAAGGTGACATGACGCTCGCCATCAAACTGGAGAAACTGATGAGTCGCATGAACAAGGCCAAACTGTAA
- the atp6v1g1 gene encoding V-type proton ATPase subunit G 1 encodes MASQSQGIQQLLQAEKRAAEKVAEARKRKNRRLKQAKEEAQAEIEQYRLQREKEFKTKEAAALGSHGNSAVEVDRDTAERMGRIQASYRGNREAVLGELLRHVCDIKPEFHANYRVAG; translated from the exons ATGGCGAGTCAGTCTCAGGgcatccagcagctgctgcaggccgAGAAGAGAGCGGCCGAGAAGGTGGCCGAGGCCCGCAAAC GTAAGAACCGGCGTCTGAAGCAGGCGAAGGAAGAAGCTCAGGCTGAGATCGAACAGTATCGACTGCAGCGGGAGAAAGAGTTTAAGACCAAAGAGGCGGCG GCCCTTGGTTCCCATGGCAACAGTGCGGTGGAGGTGGACCGCGACACCGCTGAGCGAATGGGTCGTATCCAGGCCAGTTACCGTGGTAACAGGGAGGCGGTGCTGGGCGAGCTGCTGAGACACGTCTGTGACATCAAGCCAGAGTTTCATGCCAACTACCGTGTCGCCGGCTGA